Genomic DNA from Dermochelys coriacea isolate rDerCor1 chromosome 12, rDerCor1.pri.v4, whole genome shotgun sequence:
AACCCCAGGGGGTGCCTGAGCCGACCCGAaggatactgctaggggaaaaaatttCCAGCAGCACCAGCGGTGCATGTCCACCTAATTGGAACAGACATGAACAACATATCtgaaagaacaacagttacaagaaggtagGTAACTTTTGTGGATTTTTTAGCATTGATATCCATGGGCTCAAGATTTCTCCTTGAAGACAGAATAGTAGTTTATCAGCTATTGAGGAATCTGTTGATAGACTCCAGCAGTGAGTTCTGCAGTTGTTTGATGTCATGTTTGTTTGTAGGGGAATTTGCACACACCCCTTTGGTGTGTGTGTCAAATGGGTTTCAGACATTGTAGGCAGAGatgtcttatttatttttcacCTCCCAGTCCAATTCACTACCACAATTAACTAGGCTGGTAATTGAAAGAAACTCAGATACACTCTCTAACCCAAAATGAAGCAATTCTGCCATTTTATTCTCCCCCTTTGAGATCTGTTTCAGGCTCCTCCTGGGTTTATTTCCATCTGGTGTACGCTAGCCTTTTGGTGATGTGGCTTCTATGCCCTCCACTcctctgccccaccttcccctgtTCCAATTCCTCTACCCTTTCAATCCTTCGTTCTGCTTATGTCACTGGGGCAGCTGTACTGAAACTGATTCAGTCCTCATCAATATCAGTATTCCCCTTTTGGCCCCCCAGAAGCCAGAGGTAAACTGcccaggcagtgctgctgcccctGTGGAAGGtctgggtggaggaggggcagtgtCCAAGTGGTGTCCTTCCTTCCATGACTGCTgcctcaggattttaaaaattcctcttgGCAAGCGTCCAGGTGGAGAAAGATTCCCACTCCCAATTTACACCCCTGCTCCCAAACAGCCCCATTCATTGAGATCAGGTCTCCCTTGTATTAGGCTCTATAAAAACCCATAAGACTGCTTCTAGTGCAGAAAGGGGCAGTCCACTCACCGTGTAATGACCTTCCCAGCATCCCATCAGCCAgccatttaaaatgaaactgcaCAATGCACAAAATACTATAGCACAGGGACAATCCTATGTTAGCAGGAGGTTGGTCTAAATGACCTAGCCTAAtaagtcttttcaatctcttagTTGCTGTGCTTCTGCCTGTCTACTAGTGCATTCATTTTATTCCCACTGGCTGCCTCTGGGAGGCAGAGATTAAGATTTTAGTTTTAATCAAACATCTGAAATGGGCTGTGTCCAAGTTACCTTTCTCTCTctagccaaacaatcctgcttCCTGAGCCTTAGGGGATGCAGCCATAGAAGTCTGGGGCTTTGTGGCCACATAATTTCCTCTCTGTAAGAGGCAGCTAGTTCCATGGTCCCCTTTTTACAGCAAGTTTATTCCCCGAGGTCTGTGGCATGGGGCATGTTGATTTTAATTGCAGCTGGCATTAGTCATTACTCGTATTGTTAGGCATCTAGAACACTTGGCTAGCTGGATGCTATAGAAACCAGATCTAGCATTTCCCTGCAGACCAGAACCGGGACATTGTCTCACTGCAGTTTGACAAAGACTGTTCTCTCTCCGATGTAAAAATCAAAGCATCAGACTCCTGAATAACCGgagaaaagaaatacaaatttattatttttccttccaaCACAAATACACTCTTTTTCCAGAGCAAATCAGAAATACAGACACAATTTCCTACCAGCGTGAGAGAGACTACCTAGAAATGAGGGACATGGAAATGAGCTACAATTGTTCCAAAACACAGTAGTATGAGGATAGAGGGAGAATGCAGGTTCTTTGGGTGAAGGTGAAACAACCCAAAGCACGGGCATGTCATTGTTCACATAGCAAGAATTAGCCTGCTGGGAAAATAATCATACTCCTTTTTTATTTCTGGTAAAGCTGCTCATGGAATTCCTGGTAAGTAACTATGAACCATATCACATAGCATGGTATATAGAAGCCATGTGAGACTAAAGGAAAAACCTTTATGAGCCAGCGGAAAATCACagctatccagtttgcaaacagTTACAGCTTCTTAGGGGTGCTCTGTACAGCCACGGAGGGGCACTGGCTTGATGGCGGTTTCTCAGCCACACTGCCTGGGCAAGCAGGACTGGGTTGCTACCAGCATCCATATAGTAAAGCTGTACCTAGTGCTTGAAGCCCTTTCCATTTGTGGGTCTCAAAGGCTGGGGCTTCACTAGGAATCTAGCTGCATTTTTAACCTGTGTTAAaatccaagtgtagacaaggcaagttgTAGCGGGCCAATGTGAACTGCTGGCTTCCCCCCCATGTTTGCTATGACCAGCCTCCCTTTCTAATGCATCAAATGGAAGTCTTTGTCTTAACTTGTGGGGCTCTTCACAGCCTGTCCCCACCCAACCTACCATCTGTTGTTCACTAGTGAGATGCTGGCTCCTGCCTCTGACTATACCATGAGGCCActctccatcacccacttgttacatcttcaaacaagcccctttgtgcttccccaggctgcctctcccacTTGGTAGGTATGCCCCCTAAGCATCCTTGGAGCTGCCTCCTTATCCACCTTCCAAAACTTCCTAAAAACTTTCCTTTGCTGCAATGCCGACAAAAATCAATGAGGCTGCTGGAGTGCTGAGCCCTCTGCCTGTCCTGCTGACCAGTGCGGTCTCATGGGTTCCTTGTGCCCCCGTTCGCCTGACTCCAGCTCATGGCTGGTGAGctctgtggggcatgggtcatctttatgttctatgtttgtacagcacttcgCATATTGGGGTCCTGGAGCTAGAGCACCTGGGTGCTCTTATAAAACAAATACCCCTCCTAATAAGACAGGTTAAAAACAACTGCCGTGTTTACATAGGATTGTTATGTAGGTTAATACACCTTTTTCCTGCTGAAGGCCAGGTCCAAATGTTTCATGTACAGGTCAACAGCTGAAGTCTCCCAATGAACCTGTGCAGTGGTTTGTATATTGTCCctctttcacagatggggaaactgaggcagaagtgacttgaccaaggttatCTAGCAggccagtgtcagagctgggagtagagctcaaagctgcctcccagtgctgTCCTCTAATCTTGAAGTTTAGATGTAAAATCTCCAGGCCAGAGAGTCTGTCTCTGCCTGCCTCTAAAAGGCTGGCACATAGAaatggtatttctctctctggGACTTCCTAGTGACTCCACAGAAGGGGGAATGTCTATTACTCTAGCAGCCCTGATGGGAAGGGATTCCCCTTGGTTAACAGCTATGCCTCTGCAGAGCGAGCAGCAATTCTGACAGATGCTGCAGCCTTGGCTGGGGGCGCTGAACACTAGGGATGTGGATGGGCCCCAGGGTATGAGCTGTAGCTGACAATCTAATTCTGTCCCATCAGAGCTCTGCAGCTGTGAGATTTCCATGAGCACCACAAGGACGCAGCAAGTCTAGTCCTGGAGCGTTTTGTCTGAAAAGCTCCTCTGCGGATCAGCACCCTGCAGCCTGTGCTAGCGCTTGTGGCAGGCATTGACTGAGGCAGGAATAAATGCCTGCTGCTTCCCTGCTTGCTCTTCAGTACTGCTAGAAACTGACCATCCCGCTCAAGGCATGGAAATCCTGCTCTGAACGACATGGTGCAGAGAACATGGGGCCTTAAATGTTAACTTGGGCAAGAGTGTTGGCCTTCTGTGCCCGTTAGCGGATGACATTTTTGGCTCTTTCTAGGCATGCTTCATTGCAAGGTTCACTGAGATTCGTTTTCCAGCTCAGGGATGTGGGGCATGCAGAGAGGCGATGGGAAGGGTCCCCAGGAGGTTCCTGTTTGGTGCCGGATGAAGCTGGCATTCGAGCAGAATGACCaaagctgtggtgtttttcctgtaGCGCCATGCGTCTCAACCAATCAAGGCCCAGAGGCAGGGCAAGAATCCACAATGAGACACACAGGAAAAACGGAATGACCAGGAGCTCCATCCTGCACCCATGCTGCACATGGCCTTAGCTAGACAGCTAGTTCTCCGAGTAGGAGAGGGGTAACGTGGGGTCTGGGATGGGGAAGCCTTGCAGTGGGAGACAGCAGTCCTTTGCATGGTACATGGATGCGTATAGCAATGGCATGGCCTGGGAGCCAACAGAACAACAAATCCTCTTGTTCCAACAGTGCAGTTTGCGGACAAAGTGAGGGctgcctggatttctacatagttCTTAAATACACCACCAGGGTCCAGACAGTCTAGCTCCTCAGGGGCTTTCTACCTGCCCTTCCCCTACactacatttttttcctccactgctAAAAGGAACAATCATAACACAGATATTTCCCTCAGCATGGTGGGGGTCTCGTGCTGGCGGAAATGATGAGGCGCTAGTTCAGGTGGCCTGGGACACGGCTTTGTTGCGCTAGCGCTGAGACCAGGTACACTCATGTCATAGGTGGCACCAGCTAGCAGCCTTGAAAGAAATACAAACACAGGAAAGGAAATGCTAGCCAACCTGGGGAAGGCTGTGGTGTCCCAGTCCGTTTACTGGCTGCCCTCCGGGTCTGATGTGTGGTTTTTCATCTGCAAAGAGATTACATTACTATATTACGTTACTCATCCTTGTGGGTCACATTTCCAGAACAGCCAGCATCAGCCACATGTACCAAAAGACGTGGCCCCGCTCGTGTGTGCACATGGCTACCTGTGGGTTAGTGAAGGCAGGGAGATGGCAGGGCTGTGATGTTGCCCTGCTCCACCTGTATGGGACAATGTTAGTCAAAGCGTACCCAGTATCAATCGTTGACAAAGTTGCCCTGATTTATTAAGTTCGTAGTAATTTATCTTATGAATTAAAGTAGTAAATGAGACggatttgtttcaaaatcatgatGCTCTGTTACAAGCCTGCTTGTTAGAAAATTGTTTAACAGCCCCTGTGCTGTTCCCTTGAATTGCTTAGTTATGCCATGAGTGCCCTGGGGGGGCTGCCACTTTGACTGGCTCACCTGCATCACTGGAGAGGCTACCAACACACCCAGCTATGATGCAGTCGGGTGAGGCACCTTGGCAGGGTTGTGTGCATCAGGCAGTGCCTGCTCCCTGGGCATCTCCTCGCTCCAGGAGTGTTTACAGTGTTGGTGTCCTGGGCATGCCAGCTCTAGCCTGGAGAGGGACTGGCTGGCTAGGGATACAGCCCAGGGGGACTCTGCTGTCCTGCAAGGAGCCCAAGTCTCTCACAAAACTCTGTTCTAGCAGCACTCAGCTCAGGTGGCCCCAGCTCACAAACCAGCGACTAATTCATGGCATTCAACACACACAATCCCATGCCCCCAGCCTCGGTGCCCGTCTCTCCGCACGCCCACACCTGCAACATTCCACTCCAGTGGCTACATGCACTCAgcagccctccccctcccatagTGCAGCTCCTGCAAATGGCAGCTGAATGCGTGCAGGGGAGCCTAGCGTGATGACTGGGTAGTGGGGGGACGCAGGCTGAGTCACATGGGCTCGCAGATGAGCATTCCTGTGGCTCTGGGGAACGCACAGTACATTTCCCCATGCAGGCAAGTGAGGACCATTTGGCTAAAGCCCAGAGAAAGCTAGCAGCCAAAAGCTCTCTCCCTGCCTAGGCGCTGGGCCCCGCCCTCCACCATGCAGGGCCcacaactagggttgccaaccctcccagtttcGCCAGGAGTCTCCCGGAATGGGCGCTATCTGCCAGAAGCTACTGAAGCCAAGCTGGGAGATTTTAGGCGCTAAAAGtccggcagcacagcagggctaatgcaggccccctgtgcccccctagggccgcagggacgtgccgGCCATGTCTAAGAATGGCACGCGGAGGGGGCggtgtgtggagccccctggccccgcttaccttgggcggctcccagtGAGCCGCGCAGCGGTGCTTaggcaggctctgcccccacagctccgaTTGGCAGCAGTTCCCGGGAAATTGGAGCTATGGAGTTGGCGCTCAGGGTGTGGGCAGCATGCCAAGACCCTTTCCCTCCCCAGGAgatgcagggatgtgctggctgcttctgggagtggtgcggggccagggcaggcagggagcctaccttagccccactgcaccgccgCCCGGGAACCGCCTGAGGGGagcgctgcccggctggagcccacaaccctcaccccctcctgcaccccaaccccttgccccagtcctAAGTCTCCTCCTGTGCACTCgatctccctcccagagcccacatccctttcccccagccccctccagcacccaaactccctcccagagcttgcatcccacacccctcccgaatcccagccccagccccagcctagtgaaagtgagggagggtgggggagagccagTGACggagagaggggggatggagtgagcagggtggggcctcagcAAAGGGGCGggatttgtgtgattagacagttggcaatccCACCCACGACAGGCGCTCTGCTGGGACCTACCGTCTCCTCGGTGTCTGTGCTCTCCTCCTCACTGTCGATGTCCCTCAGGTCGCTCTGCGCGTCAGCAGCTGGGGCCTCCTTCCCTTGCAGTTCCCGCAGCGAGTCCCCCACTGCATACGAGGGCTCTTCGCTCACTTgagccttcttcttcttctcaccCTCCTTGGAGCCTGCAAGATTAGAGCAGCCCCTAGACAGCAGAGGCCTTCAGCGGCTCCAGGGCTCTGACTGCTCGGTGCTCTGCCTGGGAGGGATGTGCTCACAAGTCACGCGGGAAGCCCAAAGGACTGTTAGTCTGTGACGGCCAAACCAGGGCCATGCGGCAGCCAGCCAAGAGCCCAATAGTCACCCCCTAATCCTCCCAAGAAGCAGGCTGCAGTGTCCTGCTAGCGAGCACAGCGGGGAAGGTTCCTAGGAGGCAATAGACCAGCCGGCTTAGCCGGGGGAGCATGGCACCTATCCTGTCTGCACAGCGCGCCTCGAGCCACACTGCAGCCCCCCGGCCAACTCTGGAGCTGTTCCCTCAGAACCAGTCCAGGGGCATCCCGGGGACAGTCTCATGTGTGGGGGGcgttcctgcccagctgctgggCCCTCACATCCGCGTGGTGCGTGTGTATGTAACAGCCTCCCCCACCCATTCCTTCTCCTCTTACCTCTTTCCCCAGCCAGCCGCTCCCGCCGCTGGTCCATCCGATCCAGACTCTCCAGCAAACTGTCCACCTGGGCTTTGATCTGGCTCAACTCTCCCTTGATGGTATGCAGCTCTTCGGCACGCACTGCACAAGGGAAGAGGAGAGACCGTTAGGCTCCATGGAGACGTACCTAGCCTGGAAGCAATGGGGAGGGTGATCCCGGCGGGGTTGGCAGCCTGGCAGGGCAGCCCACCTCAGAGCCATTCTGAACATTGGCTCTTGGTGGTTAAGCATCAGTTAAGTGCTGGGTGCTGCTGTCTGAACCTCCAAGCTGCGGGCCCGTCTCTGTCTCCCTTTGCACCTGCTGTGTATTTCCTCTTCTAAATGCACAGCAGTTGGGCCAAGCTTTTCCCCCCTGGAAGTACCTGGAAGGGGCCTGGATTTTGGAacatcaggcccctttaagggccCCTCCACAAAGCTCCCTAAATCCCTTGGCATGTTGGAAGGTCCCAGTTTCGGGGGCACCTATGTTTGAAAATGCTGTGCCTGTCAAACTCGCACTTGGGGGCACGTGCCAGGCAGCTGCACGTGCCAGGCAGTTAGCCCAGGCAGCCGAGCCCAGGCGCTGCTTTCCTGTAGCAGTTTTTGGGAGTCCCCTTGGAGACAGCAGCCTGTAAAATCTATTTAAAGGCCGAATTCTTTCGTTGCTCGGGCTGGGGGCTCTCGGCAACAGGCTCCTTCCTATGGAGAACACGCTTCCCGCAAGCAGTGCGGAGtagcccctgcccccgccatgCTCCACCTGAGCCACGCTCTGCCCAAGCCACACTGTCCTTGTGCCTCATTCTCCCCGGGACACTCTCCACGACCTAGAGCAGTGACCCGCTCAGTGCCCCTCGCATCCCCTCCAGTCACCGCCCAGCCCCCCGTCATCCGTGATGCTTACGCTTGGTCCGACCCAGTGCTGCGTTGCCACTGCCTCTTGGCCCCGGGTGGGGGATCAGGCTGCTCTTGCCACCTGCCCCCACATGGGCTCGTCTGGTCTTGACTGGAATGCGATTAATAAGGGGCGGGATCTTCTGGTACTCATACACCCTGCAAGGAGGGGAGAGAGCCGTGTGAGGAGCGGGGCGGGGGCCCTAGCAGGATCCCCTGCGCCAAGTGTCACCAGCACTGCACTGTCCTCGGGGGAAGAAGGGGTCTCCAGGATGAGCAGGGAGGATGGAGGGGGGGCCGAGCCCCACTCATGCCAGCAGGGAGCAGGAGATGGGGACAGGAAGCTGGGAGGGCTGCTATCCCTGGAAATCGTAAGGCCTGAATGCCCAAGAACTGGATGCAGCATGCtacagaggggagcaggggccagTGGTCTGGCACAAACCCTCCAGCCTCAGGGCAGCGCATGCTCTCAGGTGCAATTGGGATACCCAGCtcaattcctccctcccctgggcGTTCAGTGAGTGAGTGGCCTAGAGGCACATGGCTCCAAACATGCTGAGCCCTGAATGAAGGAAGCAGAGCTGGAGCTGCGCACGAATGCAcggggcagccccagccccagcatgccTCCTGCACGGCACCCACTGCGATCCAGACGGTGTATGGCCTGCTGGGACATGAAGCCCTGCTCTATTACTGACAAGTGCTGCTGCCTCCCGGGGGCCCTGGCAAGCTGCCCTTATGGCTCTGGGATGGGTGAAATGTGGTGCCCCCAGGCGAGTCTCCAAAACGCCTGGCACCACATATCTCACCAGGGGATTTCAGCTCCTTTGAACGGGCAACCCCTTCCTCTTTAACCTCCTTGAGTGTTACCAGGAGTCACGCAGCTGAGACGGACAGGTGCCTCAAACcattccctcccagcccccagtgcACTTCGCTGCCTACTGACTGTCAGTGCAGAGGGATGGGGCCCCATCGCCGATGCAGCAAAACCTGTTTGATACTGATGGAAGAAACAATCTGGTTCATGGATATTAATCACCAGGGACTCTCTCTCTGCTAATCAGCTGCTATTAAATAAAGGCATAATGATGAGATCTGAGCCAGATCCCCAGCCGGTGCAAATCAGCACAGCTCggattgacttcaaaggagctgcCTCACTCAACGCCAGCTGTTCTAGAACAGAGCCTGACTGCAAAGGCTCCTGGGGTAGTGGGTACCAGCAGCAGAGCTTCTACTCCACATTTGCATGGCTGAACCTTAGagccctgctgcagctcccaggcactgGCTGACAGTTCGTGTCTAAGGTATCTCTATCCTAACAAGTGAAGGTGTAATTGCAGCGGACAGGCAAGCTCAGGCTAGTTTGATCTAGCTAGCAGGGGTAGCAATAATAGTGACCATGTGGCAGCCTGGGCATCCGTGTGGGCTAGCAACCCCAGGGTGCAGCCAGCTCCCCTGGAGGTTTGTGCTCAGGTTATTAGCCTGTgctgccatgtctacactatccaCACAAGCTAGCTTAAAGCTGGCATGGGTATGCCTAGCCTATGCTACAACCAgctcttcctctgcagtgtggacatacccttaggtAAATGAAACTTGGCCCCTTCTGTTCTGGGGCACTCAGGTGGGGAAAGGAATTCAAATAGTGCTTCATCAGTCCTCCTCTAAACACCAAAGGGGAAAGAGCTGGAAGGTGCCCAGGGACCAGACATCGCTCACCTGTACGGGAAATCGTCCCTGTAGAGCTCATAGTCCAGGTCACAGTTACTGctgcagaaggagagagaaggtAGCAAGGGAGGTGAGAGCGAGTCACTCACAGTGATGAATATGATGGTAGCCATGCCTCACCTGTGCCCCTGTCCCAGCAATGCCACTCAGCCACGGAGCCTGAGAACTCCAGTCATGCTTTGTGAGATTTCTCTGCTTGCCCAGCGAGGGGATCACCATGAGGTGTAGGGGGCATATCTAGATCACAGGGAGGGATCAGCAGTGAGCGGCATCTGCTAGGTCGCTGTGACATTTGTAATTGTGGGTGCCTCTGGATTAGCTCAGAGGAATAGTACAGAGGGGCTGGCTGGGTTATAAGGCCctttgttgggggggaggggattgttttatttaaaatttcctggaaatctattaatttttataatataaattataaagcATGGGGGATaattggtgaaagaaacaaacgTTGCCATTTTCTGGATAAATATCAGGGTATCATGTCTTCTGCTGCTTTTGGTTTTGTAAGCTGTCAGAAAAACCCTTATGTTCAGAAACACAGTCAGCTACAGTTTTTCATTTTCAACCCACTTCAGCATAAAAAGCAGTTGCCCaactattatttgttttaaatgttgacAACTTTTGTAAGGGGGCATAACCAGGCCCTCCTTGAGCCTGCCTCTGCTCCAAAAACCACTACCAGACCCTCAGGTTCAGCAATCAccggtgcagtttatttacaaggTGCAATCCCACCACCATCTCATTTTTTACAGCATGGAGGTTTCAGGCTGAAGGACTTCCCAGCCTCTAGCACTAGAAAAGAGGCACTCCCACTCTCCAGCTTCCCCTCTTCTGTCTGGCTTTTATGTAGCCCCAGGCTAATGAAGCTGGCAGCTGTTTCCCCTTTGCCAATCAGGCACAGGTTACTCTAGGCAGCTCCAATCTACCTCCCTTAATGggagctggagtgacagagggctggctcagCAGTTTGTGCCCAGCGCCCTGTCacacacctctcccccccccctccccgttaCCTAACCGCCAGGTtcatccttccccatcccctcttccCTCTACTGGATTGGGCACTACAGTTCTCCTTCCACCTTCGGGTGACCCCCAGGTCCTCCTTGTGGGATTCATTTACCCCCCACCCACAGAAATTACACTGTGTGCGGGGTGGATACCCCCATAGGTCCACTGCAACAAACAGGTCCTCACACCGTTTGCACACCCGGGTGTGTtctttttcccccattcccttccGGCAGGAGTTCGGGGTTGGTCCCTACTTCCCCCTGGACACCCAGGGCCTCAGGTTTCTCAAACCCACCGAGCAGGGCCTGGGCCT
This window encodes:
- the LOC119841380 gene encoding RNA-binding Raly-like protein, translated to MVRSAGHRARSRRPLRLGQERLRSGARAGGCRVPGAGRRDQPPPHAAAGPCPGAMTLFGSEDGCWRYLDMAREPKPSRARPGQKRQHGGTLYHSNCDLDYELYRDDFPYRVYEYQKIPPLINRIPVKTRRAHVGAGGKSSLIPHPGPRGSGNAALGRTKLRAEELHTIKGELSQIKAQVDSLLESLDRMDQRRERLAGERGSKEGEKKKKAQVSEEPSYAVGDSLRELQGKEAPAADAQSDLRDIDSEEESTDTEETMKNHTSDPEGSQ